The Pollutimonas sp. M17 sequence CCTGGTTCTGAGCGGCCGCCTGAGCTGGCATATATTGCGCCTGCCGGCCAGCTTTTTCGCGCAGCGCCACAGCGGCATGATCAGCGCCCGCCTGCCCCTGGCCGAGCAGATCGCGCAGCTTGCCTCGCAGCAGCTGGCGCAAATGGCCATCGGCATCACGACCCTGGTTTTCTTCACCGCCCTGATGCTGCAGTACCACGTGATCCTGACGCTGATCTGCATCGGCATGGCCAGCCTGAACGCGATCGTGTTCAGCTACCTGCAAAGGCGCTTGGGCGAGTCGTCGGAGAACATCGCCCTGCAATCGATCAAGATGGACGGCAAGGTCATGCAAGGGCTGCAAATGATCGAAACCCTGAAGGCCACGGGCGCCGACAATATCTTTTTTGCCAAATGGGCCGGACTGCAGGCGCTGTTCATCAATGCCCGGCAACGGGTCGCGCACATGCAGACCCTGGTTGCCTCATTGCCGGCCCTGACCGCCGCCCTGACCAGCGCCCTGGTGATTTCGCTGGGCGGCCTGTTCGTCATTGAAAACGAGCTGACCGTCGGAATGCTGGTTGCCTTCACGGCCATTCTCGCATCCTTCTCGGCTCCGGTGAACGAGCTCATGGCGCTTGCCGTCGCCCTGCGCGGCGCACAAGGCTCCCTGGCGCAAGTGGACGACACGCTGCGCCATCCCATCGCCGACGAGTTCGGCCCTGAAAGGTCCTTGCCGGCAAGCGGGAAACAGGCGCTGCGCCTGTCGGGCAGCGTAAGCCTGCACGATGTCTCCGTAGGCTATTCGCCGCTGGAACCCCCGCTCATCGAACACCTGGACCTGGACATGAAGCCGGGCAGCCGGGTGGCCCTGGTCGGCGGCTCGGGCAGCGGCAAGACGACCGTGGGCCGTTTGATCTCCGGCATGCTCGATCCATGGTCGGGCCGCATCCTGTTCGATGGAACGCCCTTGCCGGAACTGCCGCGCCCGCTGCTGCGCCATTCACTGTCCGTGGTCAACCAGGAGATCGTCCTGTTCGAAGGCACGGTGCGCGAGAATCTGACGCTGTGGGACGATTCCATGCCCATCGAACAGGTGGCGCAGGCCGCGAAGGACGCCATGATCCACGACCTCATCATGAGCCGGCGCGGCGCCTACGACAGCCATGTGGAGGAAGACGGACGCAACTTCAGCGGCGGACAGCGCCAGCGCCTGGAAATCGCCCGGGCCCTGGCGGGCAACCCCAGCGTGCTCATCATGGACGAAGCCACCAGCGCGCTGGACACCATCAGCGAAAAAGCCATCGTGGCCAATCTGCGCCGGCGCGGCTGCACCTGCATCATCATTGCGCACCGCCTGAGCACCATACGCGACTGCGACGAGATCATCGTGCTCGATCAGGGCAAGATACTGGAGCGCGGAACCCATGAACAACTGATGCAGCATGACGGTGCCTATCGTGCCCTTATCGAAAACTGAGCACGGCACCACGCCTTGCGGCCCCGCCTTGCGCAATTTGCTGGACACGGCCGGCGAACGCCGCATGGTCGCGGGCAACACGCCCTTCCTGCTGAACGATCCGGGCGCCGCATGGTGGCTGGAGCAAGGCCGCATCGAACTGTTCCTGGTCGAGACCGACAATGGCCGGGCTCACGGGGCCCGGCGGCATTTCACCTCGATCGAACCCGGCACGCTGCTGTTCGGCCTGGACGCCGCCGATTCGGCCCCGGCCGGCTTCAGCCTGCTGGCCGTGCCTCATGTAAACACAGAAGTCCGCCGCATCGATCGCGCGCAATTGGCGGCGCTGGGCATGCGTCCGGAACAGGCGCGGGACCTGGCCGCGCCGGTCGATCGATGGATAGAGGCGGTCTCGGAAGGCCTGGCGCGCTGGACTCTTCCCGGCGCTGTCATCCACCGCTCCGTTCAGGCGGGCGAAGCGTTTTCCGTCAAGGCCGGCGGCCGTGTCACCAGCGCCGGCGGCGTGCTGTGGCTGGCGCTTCCGCGCGCCACGACGCTGTTCCTGGGCACGCAAGACCTGCCGCCGGGGCCGGATCCCTGCCTGTTTCCGCTCACGCAGGCCAGTTGGCTGCATAGCGGCGTCGATTTGAGCCTGTCCGCCCTGGATAGCGCGCAGGCCATTGCGCAGGGCGGACTCTGGCAGGGCCTGGACGCCTTGCACGAGCTGCTGCTGCCCACCGCGGAATTGAACCTGCGGCTGGCCAACGTGGACGAGCACAATCGGCTGCGCCGGCGCGCGCAATCGGCGCAGCGCGACTGGCAGCATGGGCTGGATGGCTTGCAGGGAGTGCTTCAGGACAAGCGCACGCGGCACAACCCGCCCGCCGCGGGCGCCCCGCCGCTGGCCCTGGCGCTGGAAGCCATCGGCCGGCAAGAAGGATTCAAACCGCGCATGCCGGCGCGGCGCCGATACACCGACGATGGCGAAACACCCAGCCTGGAGGCGATCGCCCAGGCCAGCGGCCTGCGGATGCGGAAAGTCGCGCTGGAACCGGGCTGGGAACAGGCCGACACCCAGGCATTGCTGGCTTATGCCAATGACGATGGCCGGCCGCTGGCCGTCCTGCCCGCGGCCGGCGGCGCGCCGACCGTCTACGATCCCGTCCACCAGCAAACGCTGCACGGTCCGCAGGCGCTGGCGCTGCTATCGCCCGAAGGGGTCGTCTTTACCGCCCCGCTTCCCTTCCAGCCGCTGAACTGGGCCAGCCTGCCCCGCTTCACGATCGCCCGCGCCTGGCGCGACCTGCTGACCCTGGTGCTTTCGGCCCTGTGCGGCGGAATACTGGGCATGGCCGTTCCCATTGCCTCGGCCTATCTGATCGATACGGTCATTCCCGGGCACGACCGCAACCATCTGCTGCAAGTGGCCATCATACTGGCGGTGCTGGGCCTGGCCGGCTTCATCATGAACTATGTGGGAGGCATTGCATTCCTGCGCTTTCAGAACCGGGCGGGGCCGGCATTGCAGGCGGCCATCATCGACAGGCTCCTGCGCCTGCCCACGGGCTTCTTCCGCCGCTATTCCGCCGGAGACCTGGCTCTGCGCGCCAGCGCCATCACGCATATCGAGCAACTGATCTCGGGCAGCGCCGCCCAGGCCGTCATGGGCGGCGTCTTCGCCGTGTTCAGCTTCATCCTGCTGCTGTATTACGACTGGCGCCTGAGCTTGTGGGCCGCCCTGATCATCCTGGTCTACACCTGCGCCACGGTGGCGCTGATCTTTCTGCAATTGCGGCGCGAGCGGGATCTTGCCCGGCATGGCGGCGAACTGCAAAGCATGGTGCTGCAACAGGTCAGCGGCATTGCCAAGATACGGCTGTCCGCGTCCGAAGACCGGGCATTCACCCGTTGGGCGAAGCTGTTCGCCACCGCCGAGCGCCTGCGCGCTTCGGCCGCCGGCTACGGCAATCTCCAGGCCGCGCTGAACGGCCTGTTCGGGCTGGCCGCCCTTTTTGTTTTTTTCCTGGTGCTGGGCAAGTTCCGCAACGACGGCAATATGGACATGGTCGCAGTGGGCGGCTTCGCGGCCTTCCTGGCCGCATTCGGCAACTTCAACAGCAGCGTTACCCAAATGACGCAGACCCTGGGCGATCTCCTCGCGATACAGCCCTTGCTGGAGCGGGCCATGCCCATCTTGCAGGCCACGCCGGAAATCAGCGACGACAAGGAGGACCCGGGCAAGCTCTCCGGCGCTGTCGAGTTTACCCACATTGCCTTCCGCTACCAGCAAGGCGGCCCCCTGGTTCTGGACGACGTCTCGATCTCCGCCAGGCCCGGCGAGTTCATTGCCATCGTCGGCGCATCCGGCTGCGGAAAATCCACCCTGATACGCCTGCTGCTGGGCTTTGAAACGCCCGAGTCGGGCGGCATCCTGCTGGACGGGCAGGATATGCGCGAGCTGGATATCCTGGCGGTGCGCCAGCAGATGGGAGTGGTGTTGCAGAACAGTCGGCCCATGCCCGGCTCGCTGTTCGAAAACATCGTGGGCGTCTCCAGCGGCACGCTGGAACAGGCCTGGGATGCCGCCCGCCAGGTGGGCCTGGCCGAAGACATCGAAAACATGCCCATGGGCATGCACACCGTCGTGTCCGAAGGAGGCGGTTCGCTCTCCGGCGGGCAGGTGCAGCGCCTGATGATAGCCCGCGCCATTGTCGCCCAGCCCCGCATCCTGATCCTGGACGAGGCAACCAGCGCCCTGGACAATCGTACCCAGGCGGTCGTCACCGACAGCCTGGATCGCCTTTCGGCGACCCGCATCGTAGTGGCGCACCGACTGAGCACGATCACGCGGGCGAACCGCATCTACGTCATGGATGCCGGCCGCATCGTGGAAACCGGAACCTTCGATCAGCTGATGGGCATGAACGGATACTTCGTCCGGCTTGCCGCCGCCCAACTCGTATGATGCTTCACATGCCGACGCCATTTCCCTTCCTCCCGTCAACTCATGCCAAAGCCTCGATCAGGCTCGCGCGAAGGCTGCCGGCCGCCGTCGCGCTATGCGCCTGGCTGGCGGCATCCAGTCATGCACAAACGCTGCAGGAAGCCATGGCGCATGCCTACGGCAGCCACCCCGCACTCGGCGCGCAGCGGGCCAACGTCCGGGCCCTGGATCAAGACGTGGATTCCGCGCTGGCGGGCTGGCGCCCCACGGTGTCGGTCAGCACGGGAACAGGCCGCCATACCAATGCCTATGCGCTCAACGATGGCCCCAGGATCTCCTCGGACAGGAATCCGGCCGACCTGCGCGTCAGCGCCAGCCAGCCCCTGCTGAACTGGACCACGGGCCCGGCGGTGGACGCCGCCGAGGCGCGCGTCCGCCAAGGCCGGGCCGACTTGCTGGCCAGTGAACAGAATGTCCTGTTCGATGCCGCCTCGGCCTATTTGAACGTGCTTCAATACCGCAAGCTGCTGGCGCTGCACGAAGCCAATGAACGCAGCCTGGCCCGGCAAGTGGCCTATCGCAGCGAACATTTCCAGCGACGGCTGGGCACCCGCACGGAACTGGCCCAGGCACAGGCACGGCACGCCGCGGCGGTGGCGCAATTGAATCGGGTGCGGACGGAACTGGACTCCTACGGCAGCGCTTTCCTGCGCACCATAGGGATGCCGGCCGGACAGGATCTGGGCTTTCCGAACGGCCTGCCCACCTTGCCCGAAAACCTGGAACCCATCATTGCCAATGCCGCCTACAACATGCCGGCGGTGCGCAGCGCCTACTACGGCGCGCAGGCGGCGCGCGCCGACGCGCAAGCCGCGAAAGGCAGGCTGATGCCGTCCGTCAGCCTGGAGGCGTCAGGCGCCTGGACACGCAATCCCGAAGCCACCATGCGCAGCCAGCGCGACGCCTCGGTGCAGTTGACCCTGCGCATTCCCATTTATCAGGGCGGCGCTGAATGGGCCGGCGTGCGCGGCAGTAAACAACGCGAAATCCAGCAACAGGAGCAATTGCGCAATTCCAGGCTGCAGGCCCGCTACGATGCGTCGGATGCGTGGAACAAGCTGCAGGCCGCCCGCGCGGAGATCAAGGCCTTCGAGACCGCCATCGCCGCCAACAAAGTGGCCTACGAAGGCGTCAGCGAGCAGCATGCCGTCCTGGGCGAATTGACCCTCATCGAAGTGCTGAACGCGCAGCAGGAATTGTTCTTGTCGGAAGTGTCGCTGGTACAGGCCCGTACGCAGGCCGTGCTGTCGCACCTTCGCCTGCTGGCCGTCCAGGGCCGGCTGACCGCCGAAGGCCTGGGGCTGTCGGTGGCGGGGCATCCGGCCGCCGACATGCTTCAATAGGGCAACAGGTCGAGGGGGTCGATCTTGATGTCGAAGTAGAAAAGCCGGAGGGATATTTATCGCTTCCCTTCCGCTATCCACTGGATGCGGCGGAGCTGAGTGTTCGGCATAAAAACGCTCCTGCCCCCCGCGACGCCGGCCAGTTCCGCGTCCCCCACTTCGCTGGCGCTGGAATTGTCCAGCGACACCTGCAAGTAGCGATTCAGCTCGCCCGGATCGAGCGTAATGCCATGGCGCCCCGCACTGGCGGCGATGATGCGGGATGCCTCGGCCAGGGTCTGGACGTCGTACAGCTTAGTCAACAGGTCGGCATCCAGGGCAACCAGCTTTTGCAGTGCTTCGTAGGTGACAGATGAAATGCTCATGGTTCAATCCTTTTGGGGCTAAAAATCAGGTTTATCTGCGGCAATCGATTTTTGAAGGGCATCGAAATATTTGCCGCCAGCGACGGCAACACGACCGCAACGATTGAAGGCGTAGTCATGGCTTTAGCCTTTAATGCTTATTCTCCCGATGCCGATGATTCGAGAATAACGCTTCAGAAATGAATTCGAAAATGCCGCTGCCTCCCGCGACGCCGGCGAGCTCCGCATCGCTCAGTTCATCATCGCGGGAGCTGTCCAGCGATGCCTGCAAATATCGATTCAGCTCGGTCACGTCCAGCGTAATGCCGTGGCTTTTCGCGCTTGCTGCGATGATGCCGGATGCCGCGTCCAAGGTTCGGACGTGGCGCAGCTTTGCCAATAATTCGGAATCCAAGCCAACCAGCTTTTGCAGCGCTTCGTATGTAACAGGTGAAATACTCATGGTTCAATCCTTTCAGGGCTAAAAACCAGCGGGCTGATCGCCCAAGGCCTGGGACTATCAGTGGTGGCGAATCTGACGATGCAAGACTTCGAGAATGAGTTCCGGAAAACTTCTGCCTCCCGCGACGCCGGCGAGCTCCGCATCGCTCAGTTCATCATCGCCGGAGCTGTCCAGCGATGCCTGCAAATATCGATTCAGCTCGGTCACGTCCAGCGTAATGCCGTGGCTTTTCGCGCTTGCTGCAATGATGCCGGATGCCTCGTCCAGGGTTCGGACGCGGCGCAGCTTTGCCAATAATTCGGAATCCAAGCCAACCAGTTTTTGCAGCGCTTCGTATGTAACAGATGAAATACTCATGGTTCAATCCTTTCGGGGCTAAAAATCAGGTCTATCTGACGGCAATCGGTTTTTGAAAGCATCGAAATCAAAGAGGGTCAAACCCTGGCCGACTTCATCCGCTGGAAAATTTATGCCAGTATAGGCAGCCTTCCGGCCGGAAGGGTATAGCTCGGAAGAGCCATTCAAGGATTTGCCGCAAGCATTAAAATGCTTGGAAAATTTGTGCTAGAATCTCGTCTTTCGCTGATCTTGATTTGGTCGATCAGCGAAGCGACTAAAGGCGTGGGTACCGACAGGACCTTGGCGCCGATAGTTTCGGGGCGTAGCGCAGCCTGGTAGCGCACTTGCATGGGGTGCAAGGGGTCGCGAGTTCGAATCCCGCCGTCCCGACCAATTAAAAGGGCTTACAGATTTCGGTCTGTAAGCCCTTTTCCATTCTCGCGCTCATCATCACGACGTCCGGCCACCAGCGGCGCGCCTTTTCATGGCCGCGCCGCATGCGTTCACGGGCGACTCATCCGAACATCCTACCCCGCCCGGAGCCCTGCGGCGTAAGCCGTATGCCGCATTTTGCTGGCCGTCTTTCGTCTCTATGATCCCTTCCATCGAGCCTGTATCCAGACATTAAAAATCGTAGCAAGCGTGGGAAAGAACGCATGGGATTCCATCCCCGGCGCGGAAACCGACTCAGGCTGTTGCCGATAGAAGTTCGGATGCGCATAGAAAGGGAGCCAATGCATGCACCGTTCCAGCAAAACGACGGACGCCGTCTGTTTCTCGCCAAACGGACGACCATGAATACATCGATTCCTATCGCTTGCTTCAGCCTGACTCTTGCAAGCCTGTTGAGCAGTCCCGCATCGGCTGCGGTATCGCGCAGCGAATACGATGCCTTGATACGCGAGGCCCGCGCGGGCAACCACGAACCGGCGCTGATCATGCTGCGCCAGCATGGCATCGAGCACCCCATGGATCTGCGCGCGGCTTACGATCACATCCTCATTGCCAGCTGGGCCGGCAGAAACGAGGAAGCCGTCGGCGCCTACGAAGCCATTGTTCCCGCTCCCAATCGTCCGCCCGCCGATGTCCTGGCGGCCGTTGCCCGCGCCTACCGCGACACCCAGCGATGGGATCCCGCCCTGGAGCGCTATCGTGAAGGCCGCAAGCTGTTTCCGAAGCAATCCTCGTTCGCCGTCGGCGAGATCATGACCCTGGCCGATGCCGGACGCGCCGACGAGGCCATTGTCCTGGGCAAGGAACTGGCCGAGGAATTGCCCGAAGACGCCGACGCCCGCCTGGCGCTGAGCTATGCCTACAAAGTCCGCCCTTCCCCCTACCCCGTATTACAGGAGGCGGACCACGCCAGGACACTGGCCCCGCGCAAGGCCTATGTGACCAGGGAATACATAGACTCTTTGCAGCATGCGGGACTGGCGCATGCCGCCTTGACCATCGCCAGGGAGCACCCCGAACTCCTGGATGACGCAAAGATGCGCCAGCTGGAGGCCGACTACCTGGCGGAAACCACCCGCCTGGCTGCCATGCCATACCGGCTGGAATCGGAGCGGTACGCCAACGCCGACCGCGCCTTGGCCGAGTATGAGCGCCTCATTCCCGCATGGGAAACCCTGGGCCCTTCCGCAAGCGCGGACGTCAGGCGCTTGCGTATCGACCGCTTGCAGGCGCTGCATGCCCGATTGCGGATGCAGGATGTGGTGGACGGGTACGAGAGTCTGGTTGCGGAAGGCATAAGCGTGCCCCGCTATGTACTGAATGACGTCGCCGCTGCCTATCTATACCTGCGCCGGCCCGAAGAAGCCCAGGCCCTTTACCGTCAGGTCATGAATGACGAAGGCAGCCGGCGGGACAATCCCAGCGAACGGCTAAGCAATGAAACCGGCCTGTACTACTCTCTGGTCGAAAGCGAGCAGTTCGATGAAGCCGGGAATGTCATCCAGGCCGCGCGCGCCGGCCAGCCCACATGGCGCTACATCAAGGGCGTGCCCCAACGCGTTCCGAATGACCTGCACTTGTATTCGGAACAGACCGCTGCCCTGGGCCTCTTCTACGCGGACGACACGGCCGGCGCCGCGAAGCGATTGAGGGAATTGGTCGATCACGCGCCCAACAACGTCGGCCTGCGCACTTCACTGGCCAACGTCTATACCAGCCGCGGTTGGCCCAGGCGTGCGGAGCGGCAGCTCAAAGTCGCCGAGGCGCTGGAGCCGCAAGCCGTGGAGGTCGAAGCGGGCCAGGGAATCACCGCCCTGAGTCTGCAGGAATGGCGGCAGGCCGAGATTCTGGTGCAGGATCTGGAGACCCGGTTCCCCGAAGAGCTTTCCACACAAAACCTGCAGCGCGAATGGACACGGTACAACAAGGCCGAGTTGCGCATAGAAGCCCGTCGCGGCATCGCATCGGACAGCCCAGTCAGCGGCAACGGCGATTTCGGCATTGAAACCGTTTTGTATTCCGCGCCGCTGAACTACAACTGGCGGGCCTTCGGGGGCGCCGGCTATGCGAACGGCGACTTCGACGAGGGCAGCGGCAACTATCGATGGCTGCGCACCGGCGCGGAATGGCGGGGACGGGATCTGACCGCCGAACTGGAGGCCTCCACCCACAACTACGGCCATGGCATCAAGCCCGGCGCCCGCATGTCGGTCGCCTACGACCTGAACGACCAGTGGCAAGTGGGCGCATCGGCGGAGCTGCGGTCGCGCGAAACGCCGCTGCGCGCCTTGCGCAACGATATTTCCTCGAACTCGGCGGGGGTCTATGCAAGATGGCGCCAAAGCGATCATCGGGAATGGAGATTCTCGCTGGCACCCTCCCGCTTCAGCGACGGCAATCAGCGTTTGGCCGCCACCTTGACGGGCCGGGAGCGGATCTACACCCGCCCTCATCTGAAGGCCGACCTCATGATCAACATCGCCGCAACGCGCAATTCCCAAGAAGGCGGCCCCTACTTCAACCCCCGATCCGATCTTGAAGTGCTGCCCACGCTGAATCTGACCCATACCCTGTACCGCCGCTACGAAACGGTATGGGAGCAAACCTTCATTCTGGGCGTCGGCGCCTACAAGCAGCAGAACTTCGGCACCGGCGCGATTGCCGTCGCCGGCTATGGAATGCGCTATCGATACAACGATGTTTTCGATATCGGCGCCACGGTAATTGGCATCAACAGGCCCTACGACGGCGTGCGCGAGCGGGAACTGCGCTTCATGCTCGACATGTCATTCCGCTTTTAGAAAGAGACGCCATGCTTGCTCATATTTCCCGCATTCCATCGTTGGCGAGCCTGCTCTGCGCCTTGCTGCTGCTGAGCGGCTGCGCCAAGGACATACCCGCCTTTGTCCCTCCAAGCGAGCGTTCCGTGCACAACTTCCAGCAACCGTGGCAGGAGAACACGTTCCTGTCCCTCGCCTACCACGATGTGGAAGACACCGATCCCGATCAGACCTATGTCAGTGTGAGCACCGAACACCTGATCGAACAGTTCGCCTGGCTAAGGGAAAACGGCTATCAGCCTGTTACCGTGGATCAGATACTGGCGGCCAGCAAAGGCGGCAAGCCTCTGCCGCCAAGAGCCTTGCTGCTGACCTTCGACGATGGCTACCGGAGCTTCTATACCCGGGTATTTCCTCTGCTGAAGGCATACAACTGGCCTGCCGTGCTGGCTCCGGTCAGTTCCTGGATAGATACTCCCGAAGACCAGTCCGTGGACTTCGGAGGCAAGCCCACGGATCGCGAACGCTTTCTTACGTGGCGCCAGATACGCGAGGTGTCGCGCTCGGGCCTGGTCGAGATAGGCGCCCATACCGACGCGCTGCATTATGGGATCCTGGCCAACCCGCAGGGCAATCTGGAGCCGGCCGCCGCCTCGCGCGCCTACGACCCCGCCACCGACACGTATGAAACCGACGAAGCCTATCGAGCGCGTATCGCGGCCGATGTGGACCGTGTCACCGCAAAGATCCTCAAGGTAACGGGCAAGAAACCCCGTGTATGGGTATGGCCTTATGGCGAAGCCAGCGGCGACGCGCTGAAGATCGTCCAGTCCAAGGGCTATTCCATGGTCCTGACCCTGGATAGCGGCCTGGGCAAGGTGAACGATCTGTCCAACGTCCCGCGCGTGCTGGTCGCCAATGATCCCCAGCTGCAGAATTTCGCGCGCATCAGCATGGTCATGGAAAACAACACGGTCATGCGGGTTGCCCACGTCGACCTGGATTATGTGTACGACCCGGACCCGGAGCAGATGGAACGCAATCTGGGCGAGCTGGTCCAGCGCATCGCCGACATGCGGATAACCACGGTGTTCCTGCAGGCTTTTGCCGACCCCGAGGGCGATGGACTGGTCAAGTCGGTGTATTTCCCGAATCGCCACCTTCCCATGCGTGCCAACCTGTTCAACCGCGCCGCCTGGCAGTTGCGCAGCCGCGCCATGGTCGATGTGTACGCCTGGATGCCGGTGCTCAGCTTCGATCTGGACCCATCGCTGGCCCGTGTGACAAGCTGGGATCCCAAGCAGGGGACGGCCGCCGTCAACCCCGATCAGTACCGCCGGCTTTCCCCCTTCGACCCCAAGGCGCGCCGGCAGATCATCGATCTGTATGAAGACCTTGCGCGGCATGCCATCTTCGCCGGCATTCTCTTTCACGACGATGCCCTGCTCTCCGACTTCGAAGACGCCAGTCCGCAGGCCCTGGCAGCC is a genomic window containing:
- the pgaB gene encoding poly-beta-1,6-N-acetyl-D-glucosamine N-deacetylase PgaB, encoding MLAHISRIPSLASLLCALLLLSGCAKDIPAFVPPSERSVHNFQQPWQENTFLSLAYHDVEDTDPDQTYVSVSTEHLIEQFAWLRENGYQPVTVDQILAASKGGKPLPPRALLLTFDDGYRSFYTRVFPLLKAYNWPAVLAPVSSWIDTPEDQSVDFGGKPTDRERFLTWRQIREVSRSGLVEIGAHTDALHYGILANPQGNLEPAAASRAYDPATDTYETDEAYRARIAADVDRVTAKILKVTGKKPRVWVWPYGEASGDALKIVQSKGYSMVLTLDSGLGKVNDLSNVPRVLVANDPQLQNFARISMVMENNTVMRVAHVDLDYVYDPDPEQMERNLGELVQRIADMRITTVFLQAFADPEGDGLVKSVYFPNRHLPMRANLFNRAAWQLRSRAMVDVYAWMPVLSFDLDPSLARVTSWDPKQGTAAVNPDQYRRLSPFDPKARRQIIDLYEDLARHAIFAGILFHDDALLSDFEDASPQALAAYREAGLPGSIEALRADPDTLHRWTRFKSRYLVDFTKVLADHVRAIRGPQVRTARNIYAQPVLHPESEAWFAQNLDDFLAAYDWTAPMAMPWMENVPHDGADAWLDSLVDAVASRPGALNKTVFEVQGRDWRPSKSNGDSGHVDSAVMAHWMKRLQLHGARSFGYYPDDFTQNQPRLDVIRPAISNAWYPFQ
- a CDS encoding NHLP family bacteriocin export ABC transporter peptidase/permease/ATPase subunit; the protein is MNAALMDTLRAQKKNGSAGPGQTKRRIRTPTILQMEALECGAAALAMVLAYHGRWTPLEELRTLCGVSRDGSKALNILKAARSLGMDAKGMRLEPAGLANIALPAILFVDMNHFVVLEGVGPDGFHLNDPAIGRRKVSAEDFDGMFSGIALVFSRTDAFKPGGAPRRMLPALFDLAGGSLGALAVVMLAGVLMVAISLITPAFNRVFIDYVMIEELKYWLTPLLLSMAAAAIVLALLTWLRLHLVMRLHVKLGLVLSGRLSWHILRLPASFFAQRHSGMISARLPLAEQIAQLASQQLAQMAIGITTLVFFTALMLQYHVILTLICIGMASLNAIVFSYLQRRLGESSENIALQSIKMDGKVMQGLQMIETLKATGADNIFFAKWAGLQALFINARQRVAHMQTLVASLPALTAALTSALVISLGGLFVIENELTVGMLVAFTAILASFSAPVNELMALAVALRGAQGSLAQVDDTLRHPIADEFGPERSLPASGKQALRLSGSVSLHDVSVGYSPLEPPLIEHLDLDMKPGSRVALVGGSGSGKTTVGRLISGMLDPWSGRILFDGTPLPELPRPLLRHSLSVVNQEIVLFEGTVRENLTLWDDSMPIEQVAQAAKDAMIHDLIMSRRGAYDSHVEEDGRNFSGGQRQRLEIARALAGNPSVLIMDEATSALDTISEKAIVANLRRRGCTCIIIAHRLSTIRDCDEIIVLDQGKILERGTHEQLMQHDGAYRALIEN
- a CDS encoding TolC family outer membrane protein translates to MPTPFPFLPSTHAKASIRLARRLPAAVALCAWLAASSHAQTLQEAMAHAYGSHPALGAQRANVRALDQDVDSALAGWRPTVSVSTGTGRHTNAYALNDGPRISSDRNPADLRVSASQPLLNWTTGPAVDAAEARVRQGRADLLASEQNVLFDAASAYLNVLQYRKLLALHEANERSLARQVAYRSEHFQRRLGTRTELAQAQARHAAAVAQLNRVRTELDSYGSAFLRTIGMPAGQDLGFPNGLPTLPENLEPIIANAAYNMPAVRSAYYGAQAARADAQAAKGRLMPSVSLEASGAWTRNPEATMRSQRDASVQLTLRIPIYQGGAEWAGVRGSKQREIQQQEQLRNSRLQARYDASDAWNKLQAARAEIKAFETAIAANKVAYEGVSEQHAVLGELTLIEVLNAQQELFLSEVSLVQARTQAVLSHLRLLAVQGRLTAEGLGLSVAGHPAADMLQ
- a CDS encoding NHLP bacteriocin export ABC transporter permease/ATPase subunit codes for the protein MTVPIVPLSKTEHGTTPCGPALRNLLDTAGERRMVAGNTPFLLNDPGAAWWLEQGRIELFLVETDNGRAHGARRHFTSIEPGTLLFGLDAADSAPAGFSLLAVPHVNTEVRRIDRAQLAALGMRPEQARDLAAPVDRWIEAVSEGLARWTLPGAVIHRSVQAGEAFSVKAGGRVTSAGGVLWLALPRATTLFLGTQDLPPGPDPCLFPLTQASWLHSGVDLSLSALDSAQAIAQGGLWQGLDALHELLLPTAELNLRLANVDEHNRLRRRAQSAQRDWQHGLDGLQGVLQDKRTRHNPPAAGAPPLALALEAIGRQEGFKPRMPARRRYTDDGETPSLEAIAQASGLRMRKVALEPGWEQADTQALLAYANDDGRPLAVLPAAGGAPTVYDPVHQQTLHGPQALALLSPEGVVFTAPLPFQPLNWASLPRFTIARAWRDLLTLVLSALCGGILGMAVPIASAYLIDTVIPGHDRNHLLQVAIILAVLGLAGFIMNYVGGIAFLRFQNRAGPALQAAIIDRLLRLPTGFFRRYSAGDLALRASAITHIEQLISGSAAQAVMGGVFAVFSFILLLYYDWRLSLWAALIILVYTCATVALIFLQLRRERDLARHGGELQSMVLQQVSGIAKIRLSASEDRAFTRWAKLFATAERLRASAAGYGNLQAALNGLFGLAALFVFFLVLGKFRNDGNMDMVAVGGFAAFLAAFGNFNSSVTQMTQTLGDLLAIQPLLERAMPILQATPEISDDKEDPGKLSGAVEFTHIAFRYQQGGPLVLDDVSISARPGEFIAIVGASGCGKSTLIRLLLGFETPESGGILLDGQDMRELDILAVRQQMGVVLQNSRPMPGSLFENIVGVSSGTLEQAWDAARQVGLAEDIENMPMGMHTVVSEGGGSLSGGQVQRLMIARAIVAQPRILILDEATSALDNRTQAVVTDSLDRLSATRIVVAHRLSTITRANRIYVMDAGRIVETGTFDQLMGMNGYFVRLAAAQLV
- the pgaA gene encoding poly-beta-1,6 N-acetyl-D-glucosamine export porin PgaA encodes the protein MNTSIPIACFSLTLASLLSSPASAAVSRSEYDALIREARAGNHEPALIMLRQHGIEHPMDLRAAYDHILIASWAGRNEEAVGAYEAIVPAPNRPPADVLAAVARAYRDTQRWDPALERYREGRKLFPKQSSFAVGEIMTLADAGRADEAIVLGKELAEELPEDADARLALSYAYKVRPSPYPVLQEADHARTLAPRKAYVTREYIDSLQHAGLAHAALTIAREHPELLDDAKMRQLEADYLAETTRLAAMPYRLESERYANADRALAEYERLIPAWETLGPSASADVRRLRIDRLQALHARLRMQDVVDGYESLVAEGISVPRYVLNDVAAAYLYLRRPEEAQALYRQVMNDEGSRRDNPSERLSNETGLYYSLVESEQFDEAGNVIQAARAGQPTWRYIKGVPQRVPNDLHLYSEQTAALGLFYADDTAGAAKRLRELVDHAPNNVGLRTSLANVYTSRGWPRRAERQLKVAEALEPQAVEVEAGQGITALSLQEWRQAEILVQDLETRFPEELSTQNLQREWTRYNKAELRIEARRGIASDSPVSGNGDFGIETVLYSAPLNYNWRAFGGAGYANGDFDEGSGNYRWLRTGAEWRGRDLTAELEASTHNYGHGIKPGARMSVAYDLNDQWQVGASAELRSRETPLRALRNDISSNSAGVYARWRQSDHREWRFSLAPSRFSDGNQRLAATLTGRERIYTRPHLKADLMINIAATRNSQEGGPYFNPRSDLEVLPTLNLTHTLYRRYETVWEQTFILGVGAYKQQNFGTGAIAVAGYGMRYRYNDVFDIGATVIGINRPYDGVRERELRFMLDMSFRF